The sequence below is a genomic window from Setaria italica strain Yugu1 chromosome IV, Setaria_italica_v2.0, whole genome shotgun sequence.
CTCCAACCACCTTCCCTGCCCCACCACAGTTGCCACCTACCCCGCACCGCCACGCCAAAGCTCACCGGCAGCCCAACGACCGTGGTGCCCTGGCTCCCCACCGGCCCCGCATGCCACCGCCAGCCCTCGCGGGATCGACCGTGCGCGCCTCCAGCCGCAAGCActgcctccccctcccccgacCGCCAGTCGCGCGTGCCCCGCCACCACCCTCAGGCCGTGCCACCGCTCCTTAGGTGCGTTGAGGAAGAAGTTGCCTCAAGGTTGAAGAAGATAAAATTTTTTGGAATGTTGAATCTTgtttgaaaaaatgttgaatcggGTTTTCCAAATGTTGAGGTAGGAGGTGAAAGATGTTAAAAGTAGTTATTTTCccaaaatgttgaatgtagtatatttctaaatgttgatccaTATTCtcataaaaatgttgaatgtaatctttcgaaattttaaatttatttatCTATATAAGTTAGACTATTAATTGGACCCAATATACTTTAAAACCATGTTGCTTATCCAGCACACGGAAGTTACATAGGAGCCCCCTATATTTCTTCCTTGCCATTATAATTATCTAATTTTTCATTTCCAATATTTTAGAGTTCCATTTATTCCAATATCATTGACGTAAGTGGGGTAGTGGACCCATGTATCACTAAAATATTGTTTCTTCCAAAGATATCACTGAAATATTCATGACAGAAGTACAGCAAAATAGAGCCCCTTTTTCCCCCGAAAAAGACATAAATGCGTCGTGTGCATTGTACAGTAGATTAACAAGTTACAAATCGCAAAATCAAAGCTGAGACATGTAGCAAAACCATGCGCGGCACGATGATGCGAAGGCGACTCGTTGACACGGTGACGACACGACACGAGCCAAACCCCGGCCGGgcccccgcgcggccgcgcccacGCCCGTCATCGCCATCGCCTGGCTCGCAGCCACCCGTCCACCACACGCCCGCCAGAAAAGTAAGCCCTGGTGGACCAGtcctctccccctcctcctcctctcctccccctctctgaGCTGCTCACCAGTAGCACCATCAGCAGCGTCAACCGCCTCGCCGAAGCGATCGATCTCCATCCCCATCTCcgccttccctccctccccgacccgccgcccgccgcgatGCAATTcctcaccgcctccgcctcggtctcctcgccggccccgccgtccGCGCACCTGCTCCGCCTCTCGCGGCCCCCGCCCTTCccgcacctccgccgccgctgctccccgcCCAAGCCCCTCGCCCtcacccgccgcccgccgctcctcctcgcctcgcGCCAGTCCCCGCTCTTCGCCCCCCGCGCGCACGGCGGCCACGGCCACAGCCACCATCACCACGgccacgaccaccaccaccatcaccacggccacgaccaccaccaccacggccacggTCACCACGGGGTGGACACGCacgggggaggcggtggcgcggcggtcATGCGGGTGGCGCGGGCGATCGGGTGGGCCGACGTCGCCAGCGCGCTGCGGGAGAACCTCCAGCTCTGCTGCATctccctcggcctcctcctcatcgccgccgTCTGCCCGCACGTCGCGCTGCTCAGCTCCGTCGGGCGCCTGCAGGCCACGCTCATCGCCGTCGCCTTCCCTCTCGTCGGGGTAATGCATATCCACTCTGCTCCTTTGCTAGTTTCGACGTTCCTGCCCAGTATCAGAGGATCACCGCTGGCACTAACTAAGTTCAATTGAAGTTGCGCTGTCAATCTATGGTCAGTTGGTCACAGTTGCTTCACATAGCATTTGCACTTTCAGAGGAACTAGTTAGCGTTTGGGTCATGTCAGTTCTACGTTGCAGTAATTTCAATGAGAATTTGTTGCTAAGGAAATTAAAGCATGAGATTGGGGTTTCAGTTATAAatgagcacatcccaaggactTCATCCTTTGGAAAAACTTTTGGCATAAACTTTTGTGGGGTCAAGTGTCATTGGTGAGTTTACGTACAAGCTTACAGAGGGAAGCTGCTATTTGGATGATACCATAGAACTTTAATATTCTTTGTTCAAGCTTAAAATTAGCCATTCTGTTGTTGAGGCTTCAGCTACAGCTTATCAGCAGCTGATATGACAGTCATGCCAATataaaatgaaattaattgaacatGAAACTGTTCTTTGCTTTGGTTTCCTCCCTAACAAGGAAGATCAGAataatttgttgttgtgaggCTTGCTTAACGTTTCTTGCTTATTGTTTAGGTGTCTGCAGCGCTTGATGCTCTTGTAAATATTGCTGATGGGAGAATAAATATCCATGTTCTTATGGCTCTTGCTGCGTTTGCTTCTATATTTATGGGAAATGCATTGGAGGGTGGCCTGCTTCTTGCAATGTTTAACTTGGCTCATATCGGTACATTTCTTCTGACAACAATTTGAAGTCCCATGTGTTAGCTCCGGTCGTGTGTGTATTAAAAGTTTCCTGTTCTTATTTCTTACAGCTGAAGAGTATTTTACAAGTAAGTCAATGTTTGATGTGAGGGAACTGAAGGAAAATCACCCTGAATTTGCCCTGTTGTTAGAAACAAGTGGTGAAGAATCTGTACAGTTTTCAAATTTAAGTTATACCAGAGTTCCTGTGCATGATCTTGAAGTGGGTTCTCATATCTTGGTCAGAGCTGGTGAGGTGTGTTATATCTTGTATAGAATTTCAGTCCTTGCATTTCCTATTTTTGTTTTCAATTCATAGCTTCTTCGTGGATTTTTTACTTTGTTTCTAACTGAGCACAATGGTTTGACTTATCCTTTTTTTTGCCCTTCGTGCTGTTGGTGTTCTTATTCTATATAGTAGAAATTTATCTCATTTTGGTGCAGCTCTTGTATTCTTTAGGCTGTGCCTGTTGATGGAGAAGTCTACCAAGGTTCATCAACTGTCACAATTGAACACCTAACTGGTGAAACAAAACCTCTTGAAAGGACAGTGGGAGATGCCATACCAGGCGGTGCCAGGAACTTGGAAGGAATGATGATTGTAAAGGTTTGCCCTTCTTCCCCTTAAATGAAGAGGCTGGTTGCCCAGTTCCAACTTTCTTTGATGAAGAGAAGGGAACCTAATTAACCTTTTGAGATCTAACAAAGGTTTAGTTTTAATAGTCAGTAGTTGCTAGTAACAATACTTCTTTGCTAGTATATTATGTTTCCTTCTCTTCTAGATTGTTCCTTGCCACCTTGCAAGAGAATCATTGGTTGTCTGTTTACTACCCTTTGTTCTAGGTGACCAAATCATGGGAGGATTCAACACTCAACAGAATTGTCCAATTGACTGAAGAGGGCCAGCTAAACAAGCCAAAGTTGCAAAGATGGCTTGATGAGTTTGGAGAGTACTATAGCAGAGTTGTGGTGGCCCTTTCTTTGGCTGTTGCACTGTTGGGTCCGTTACTCTTTAAGTGGCCCTTTTTTGGTAACTCAGGTAACCCTCTAATGTTACACTGCTGTATTGGTCCTGTTATCTACTTATATTATGTACTTCTTGATAGTTCTTAATGCAATACGCTTTGGATAACTTTCCTGCTGTCGATTTTGATTGATCAATTTAATTGATTTGATACACTTAGCTCCAGGCTAGAACTTTCTGTGCTCTGACATTTTCTTTAGTTTGTAGGGGTTCAATTTACCGTGGATTAGGACTTATGGTGGCTGCATCTCCCTGTGCATTGGCTGTAGCTCCATTGGCATATGCAACTGCAATCAGCTCTCTTGCTAGTAAGGTACTGTTTGAAAGTTTCAGCTGTTCGATCTCTTCATTTGATGTGATACAAACTTTCTTGGCTTATGAATTTCATGAAAGCATCAAGAATTTAATTCATATTGTACACAAGTGTGACTGTGTGAGTACAGCTCACAGTATCCTAATAAAAATCTTAGTTGAAATGGTACGATTACTGCATCTACGGAGTTCCACCTGGATTTAATGGGAGATAGCACCATAACAGCTGTTTCTCTTTCTGAACACACCCTTTTCTATGAGCTTCTCTGTTTCCACCTGGTATAGTGGATTGATGAACCTTTCTTTTGTTCCCCTGTAGGGAATTTTGTTGAAAGGTGGTCATGTCTTAGATGCTCTTTCAGCTTGTCAGTCTATTGCTTTTGACAAGACAGGCACGTTAACAACGGGGAAGCTTACATGCAAAGCAATCGAGCCTATCCATGGACATTTGGGTGTGACAAATGGTCATAGCGATCCTTCCTGCTGCACTCCAAACTGTGAAAGTGAAGCTCTAGCTGTTGCTGCagccatggagaaaggaacgaCCCATCCTATTGGAAGGTAGAGATAatggataactttccaaaagtTTGTTTAATTGTTTTGTTCTGATTTGCATGCATTCTCATAACTAGAACTCTCCACTACTTGGGCTTGCTAGGCGTGGCTAGAATCTATTCCCTGCACATAAATACTGTACCAGTGTTGTGGTTAAACTCAGGCACATATCTGTGTTGCTTATTTGGACGTTGCATTTGTTGGCGCATTCTGTGCATGTGATTGCTCTAATTTCTATTTCACACAAGGTGTTAGTTGTGGTCTTGCACTAGACCAGCATGGGTCCTAGTTAGCATGAATGCCACAATGAGCTTATCTATGCCGATTCAGCAAAATACAGATTCTACTGTTCTTTTTTGTATAATGGGCTGGGGCTCCGATTCGCGCTTAAGCGCACCTAGGTGTACATTTAATAGCTTGTTTTCGAACACTGCACTCAACTTTGGTGTAGATTTTCATGTCTTTTTTGCACTAGTTGAAGCATGGCATTGAGACTTGCAGCGCATATAATATAGGTTctgctgttcttttttttttccttttgtgcaCAGACATTTGTAGACTAGTCCTTACCAAACAATTGACATAGAGTTTGCATGATCACAGGGCTGTTTTAGATCACTCTGTTGGAAAGGAGCTTCCAGCTGTTGCTGTAGAAAGTTTTGAATGCTTACCTGGTAGGGGAGTTGCTGCTACTTTGAGTGGTGTAAAGGTATGTGTAAATTCCATAATACGTTTCAATCAGCAAAGTCATCTGGAAATATTCAATATGTCAAAGAACTTACCTGCTGTTAGATACAACTTAGGTGTGTTACTACTATTGGCCATTAATGTATGCTGTAAGTCGCATGTGTTTCATCCAATGGAATTGTGTTGTTCAGTGGTTATCAGATTCTCCCTACCTACTCACAAGTCAACAATTTAGCATGGTATTTTGTTGTTTGGTCGGTATGGAGTAATTGGAAGAGCCAGCCTTTGACATGCTAGCCTAACACCTCATACATTTGCATTACAGGCAAGAAACAGCGAAAATGAGCTGTCCGAGGCATCTATTGGTTCTGTGGACTATATTTCTTCACTATACAGATCTAATGGTGAATCGGAGCAGATAAAACAAGCAGTAAAAGGTTCTGCATACGGGCCTGAATTTGTCCAAGCTGCTCTATCTGTTGATAAAAAGGTAAGTTAAGTTTCATGTATCTGGCCATGTACTTTGTTCTACTCCACCTAAGTGATGAACCACTATGGTCCCATCCCATTGCAGAGTCAGAACCACCAAAACACATCCCAGGTGGTATCAACGCTAGTGTTTGGTCCATCTGATATGGGAGTATGGGCATATAGCCTGTTggcctctctattttgaaactgGATCAGCAGGTGCCCTGATAATTTGAATCTGATGCATGATTTGGCTGGTTTGGACATTATAGCCTTCTTTGAGTCCTACTTAGAACCTCTGAACTTGCTCTTCTTCAAGTGAAGCTGACCTTAGATTGCTTTTTCATCGGAAGAAAACATAACCTCACCTTGTTTGGCCAAAGGCTCAGTCACCACTGACCCCAGTGAGAAGGTTGTACCAGTGACTGTATTATGTTGCACTCATGGTTCTGCCAGGGTGCTAATTTCTTCTGCTTGCAAAAAAGTACACAGATTTGAATGTGTTATCACCTTATGAGCCTTAGCCCTTAGGTTTCGTAGTAACTCCATCTGAGCAACAAGCTTTTGGACTTTGAGAATGTACAAAGTACCCTCAATGAAGAGTAAACTGATGTCAAGAGCATGATATTCATATCagctcattttatttttttcaggtAACCCTTTTCCACTTTGAGGATGAACCCCGTTCTGGTGTTTGTGAAGTTATACATACCTTAAGAGAAAAGGCTAAACTTCGCATCATGATGCTCACTGGAGACCATGAATCAAGTGCCCAGAGGGTTGCTAAAGCTGTTTGTATTGACGAAGTCCATTTCTCTTTAAAGCCAGAGGACAAATTGGATAAAGTAAAAGCAGTTTCAAGGGAGCGAGGTACATTTCTTTTAGCATTAAATTGTAAGATTGGAAACCTATGCTATTTATGAGCTCAACCCTGTATCATAGAAACTTGTACTTGAAGTTATATAACTTTTGTTTACGCACATTTTCCCTGTGTTTATTCATCATTTACCTTTGTAACGGTTTCTAGGTGGAGGTTTAATAATGGTCGGTGATGGTATAAATGATGCACCAGCTCTTGCAGCTGCAACAGTCGGAATGGTTCTAGCCCAACGTGCCAGTGCAACAGCAGTGGCTGTGGCAGATGTTCTGTTGTTGCAGGATAATATTTGTGGGGTGCCTTTCTGCATTGCTAAGGCCCGCCAAACAACTTCACTGGTATAGATTGTTTGCATGTGTGACACTTCAGCTTCACATGCAATATTACTGTTTCTTACACTTTGAGGTTTATCCTTACAGGTCAAACAAAGTGTGGCCCTGGCCTTAACTTGTATTGTTTTTGCTGCGCTTCCTTCTGTCTTGGGATTTCTTCCTCTTTGGTTGACGGTAAGTTTCTTGTCATGGCTAGGTGCATCTGTGTTTACATTGCTAGGAAATTTGGCAATTGTTCAAGTGACCTGGGCCCTAATTAAATTGTAGGTTTAATAAATGCAATGTTTTAGATACCCATCGGTAGTACAGTGGAGTGGCACCTTAATCTTCTACACGAATAGTGGATTTCAGTTCCCATCTATTGGATGGGTTCTTCATACATATTTCCATTATGCATTCCCAGCAAAGTGTCATGGTATTTGCAAGTGTAGTCCTTTTTCTCCCCTGTGCTCATATTTCTATCTTCATTACAATTTTCAGGTACTTCTTCATGAAGGAGGAACCCTTCTAGTGTGCCTCAACTCAATACGAGCCCTGAACACTCCGACATGGTCCTTGGTAGACGACATCCGGCAGCTCTTTGATGGACTAAGGAATTATTTCTCATCCAAGTTCAACAACTCTTCATCAAACTATGTCGCGAACACTGTTCCCTTGTAGATACCATGTACAGCAACGGTTCTTTTCTTACCTTCTGTGTGGTACTGTTTGAATTTAGATGAGGGGTTCTAACCTAATTTTTGTAGGCTGTACT
It includes:
- the LOC101757297 gene encoding probable cadmium/zinc-transporting ATPase HMA1, chloroplastic isoform X1, whose protein sequence is MQFLTASASVSSPAPPSAHLLRLSRPPPFPHLRRRCSPPKPLALTRRPPLLLASRQSPLFAPRAHGGHGHSHHHHGHDHHHHHHGHDHHHHGHGHHGVDTHGGGGGAAVMRVARAIGWADVASALRENLQLCCISLGLLLIAAVCPHVALLSSVGRLQATLIAVAFPLVGVSAALDALVNIADGRINIHVLMALAAFASIFMGNALEGGLLLAMFNLAHIAEEYFTSKSMFDVRELKENHPEFALLLETSGEESVQFSNLSYTRVPVHDLEVGSHILVRAGEAVPVDGEVYQGSSTVTIEHLTGETKPLERTVGDAIPGGARNLEGMMIVKVTKSWEDSTLNRIVQLTEEGQLNKPKLQRWLDEFGEYYSRVVVALSLAVALLGPLLFKWPFFGNSVCRGSIYRGLGLMVAASPCALAVAPLAYATAISSLASKGILLKGGHVLDALSACQSIAFDKTGTLTTGKLTCKAIEPIHGHLGVTNGHSDPSCCTPNCESEALAVAAAMEKGTTHPIGRAVLDHSVGKELPAVAVESFECLPGRGVAATLSGVKARNSENELSEASIGSVDYISSLYRSNGESEQIKQAVKGSAYGPEFVQAALSVDKKVTLFHFEDEPRSGVCEVIHTLREKAKLRIMMLTGDHESSAQRVAKAVCIDEVHFSLKPEDKLDKVKAVSRERGGGLIMVGDGINDAPALAAATVGMVLAQRASATAVAVADVLLLQDNICGVPFCIAKARQTTSLVKQSVALALTCIVFAALPSVLGFLPLWLTVLLHEGGTLLVCLNSIRALNTPTWSLVDDIRQLFDGLRNYFSSKFNNSSSNYVANTVPL
- the LOC101757297 gene encoding probable cadmium/zinc-transporting ATPase HMA1, chloroplastic isoform X2, which produces MQFITAPAPFSSVAGTPVPPSARLLRLPLPPFPHLRHRRRSPPNLLALTPRPLLLHARRSVLFTPSAHGCRGHHHRHGHHGHCHGHHGADVHGAGGGAAVMRAARAIGLAGVAEALRERIQVCCTSLGLLLVAAACPHVAVLNSVGRLQAALIAVAYPLVGVSAALDALVNIADGRINIHVLMALAAFASIFMGNALEGGLLLAMFNLAHIAEEYFTSKSMFDVRELKENHPEFALLLETSGEESVQFSNLSYTRVPVHDLEVGSHILVRAGEAVPVDGEVYQGSSTVTIEHLTGETKPLERTVGDAIPGGARNLEGMMIVKVTKSWEDSTLNRIVQLTEEGQLNKPKLQRWLDEFGEYYSRVVVALSLAVALLGPLLFKWPFFGNSVCRGSIYRGLGLMVAASPCALAVAPLAYATAISSLASKGILLKGGHVLDALSACQSIAFDKTGTLTTGKLTCKAIEPIHGHLGVTNGHSDPSCCTPNCESEALAVAAAMEKGTTHPIGRAVLDHSVGKELPAVAVESFECLPGRGVAATLSGVKARNSENELSEASIGSVDYISSLYRSNGESEQIKQAVKGSAYGPEFVQAALSVDKKVTLFHFEDEPRSGVCEVIHTLREKAKLRIMMLTGDHESSAQRVAKAVCIDEVHFSLKPEDKLDKVKAVSRERGGGLIMVGDGINDAPALAAATVGMVLAQRASATAVAVADVLLLQDNICGVPFCIAKARQTTSLVKQSVALALTCIVFAALPSVLGFLPLWLTVLLHEGGTLLVCLNSIRALNTPTWSLVDDIRQLFDGLRNYFSSKFNNSSSNYVANTVPL